The following are encoded in a window of Sminthopsis crassicaudata isolate SCR6 chromosome 3, ASM4859323v1, whole genome shotgun sequence genomic DNA:
- the TMEM37 gene encoding voltage-dependent calcium channel gamma-like subunit isoform X2 yields MTAIAVQAQKLLAQKRPAKSFFESCIRSLIILCAAFAVVLSSISICDGHWLLVKNQLFGLWHFCAFTNNSELNCFTDLHLAQVDGVAVGMVLARSMGALAVVVAIFGLELLIVSQMKKTHGSDVAALSKLSRT; encoded by the exons GCTCAGAAGCTACTGGCTCAGAAGAGGCCGGCCAAGTCCTTCTTTGAATCATGCATCCGAAGCCTGATCATTCTGTGTGCTGCCTTTGCTGTGGTCCTGTCTTCCATCTCTATATGTGATGGCCACTGGCTCCTAGTGAAGAATCAACTCTTTGGCTTGTGGCACTTCTGTGCCTTCACCAATAATAGTGAGCTAAATTGCTTCACAGATTTGCATCTTGCCCAGGTGGATGGAGTGGCTGTGGGCATGGTCCTGGCCCGAAGTATGGGAGCTCTGGCTGTGGTGGTGGCCATCTTTGGTCTGGAGCTCCTGATAGTCTCCCAG ATGAAGAAGACACATGGATCAGATGTAGCCGCCCTGTCCAAATTATCCAGAACATGA
- the TMEM37 gene encoding voltage-dependent calcium channel gamma-like subunit isoform X1, with translation MTAIAVQAQKLLAQKRPAKSFFESCIRSLIILCAAFAVVLSSISICDGHWLLVKNQLFGLWHFCAFTNNSELNCFTDLHLAQVDGVAVGMVLARSMGALAVVVAIFGLELLIVSQVCEDAHSRGKWAMGSILILISFAFSSMGLFSFVILFKDQVTFTGFTLMFWCEFTSSFLFFLNGISGLHINSITNQWNEPKNF, from the coding sequence GCTCAGAAGCTACTGGCTCAGAAGAGGCCGGCCAAGTCCTTCTTTGAATCATGCATCCGAAGCCTGATCATTCTGTGTGCTGCCTTTGCTGTGGTCCTGTCTTCCATCTCTATATGTGATGGCCACTGGCTCCTAGTGAAGAATCAACTCTTTGGCTTGTGGCACTTCTGTGCCTTCACCAATAATAGTGAGCTAAATTGCTTCACAGATTTGCATCTTGCCCAGGTGGATGGAGTGGCTGTGGGCATGGTCCTGGCCCGAAGTATGGGAGCTCTGGCTGTGGTGGTGGCCATCTTTGGTCTGGAGCTCCTGATAGTCTCCCAGGTGTGTGAAGATGCTCACTCTCGTGGGAAATGGGCCATGGGCTCCATCCTCATCCTAATTTCTTTTGCCTTCTCTTCTATGGGTCTCTTCAGTTTTGTGATCCTCTTCAAGGACCAGGTCACCTTCACAGGTTTCACCTTGATGTTTTGGTGTGAATtcacctcttccttcctcttcttcctaaaCGGAATCAGTGGCCTTCACATCAATAGCATCACGAACCAGTGGAATGAACCAAAGAACTTTTAG